One part of the Astatotilapia calliptera chromosome 9, fAstCal1.2, whole genome shotgun sequence genome encodes these proteins:
- the arl8 gene encoding ADP-ribosylation factor-like 8, producing MGLILAKLWSFFCNQEHKVIIVGLDNAGKTTILYQFLMNEVVHTSPTIGSNVEEIVVKNTHFLMWDIGGQESLRSSWNTYYSNTEFIILVVDSTDRERLAISKEELYRMLAHEDLRKAAVLIFANKQDMKDCMSAAEISKYLTLSSIKDHPWHIQSCCALTGEGLCQGLEWMTSRAGLR from the exons ATGGGCCTCATACTCGCCAAACTGTGGAGCTTCTTTTGTAACCAAG agCACAAGGTGATCATTGTGGGACTAGATAATGCAGGGAAAACCACTATCCTCTACCAATT tCTAATGAACGAGGTGGTCCATACTTCTCCCACCATCGGAAGCAATGTTGAAGAAATAGTGGTGAAGAACACCCACTTTTTAATGTGGGACATAGGTGGGCAGGAGTCTCTCAGATCCTCCTGGAACACCTACTACTCCAATACAGAG tTCATCATTCTGGTGGTGGACAGCACAGACCGAGAGAGGCTGGCTATCTCTAAAGAGGAGCTCTACAGGATGCTGGCCCATGAG GACCTGCGGAAAGCAGCTGTGTTGATATTCGCCAATAAGCAGGATATGAAGGACTGTATGTCTGCAGCAGAGATCTCTAAATACCTCACCCTGAGCTCCATCAAAGACCACCCCTGGCACATACAGTCCTGCTGTGCACTTACGGGAGAGGG gtTATGTCAAGGCCTTGAATGGATGACCTCCAGAGCCGGACTCAGATAG